A part of Pectinatus sottacetonis genomic DNA contains:
- the glgB gene encoding 1,4-alpha-glucan branching protein GlgB: protein MITSKLKPYDIYLYHQGTNYYSYGIFGAHFTKENDVSGIRFTLWAPHAAAVSVVGDFNNWDSTANPMKKINDGEIWVAFIPHLQEGELYKYAILPQNSKNLIYKADPYAFYAEKKPKTASRIYNMSKYIWHDEAWQNLKNKRASYDYPMLIYEVHLGSWRRTLSGEYLSYRDAADVLISYVKKMHYTHIEFLPLYEHPFDGSWGYQATGYYAATSRYGTPDDFRYLIDTAHQNNIGIIMDWAPGHYCNDAHGLRRFDGQTLYESDNEKRRENKQWGTTNFDYGRTEVHSFLISNAIFWLNEYHIDGLRIDAVANMLYLDYERQDGDWEPNKYGDNGNLEAMDFIKKLNQAVFKYYPHALMIAEESTSWPLISKPVYMGGMGFNYKWNMGWMNDMLRYISLDPIYRKWNHDKITFSLMYAFSENFVLPLSHDEVVHGKCSLIEKMPGDYWQKFAGLRLFFAYWMAHPGKKLLFMGGEFGQFIEWKYDDSLDWHLTEKYPMHHKMLYYSQCLNEFYVNSPALWQVDFDWNGFLWLSCDDNQNSIIAFMRKATDTDDFIIIICNFTPEVHYGYRLGVPIKGTYKEVFNSDATKFGGSGVANPESIQTTSQPWNNQQQSLLLTIPPLAAIYLRLATIKTQSAASNITTCKKLHGNNKRKIAKIKKQLEKYSKNK from the coding sequence ATGATAACTTCAAAATTGAAACCGTACGATATATATTTATATCATCAGGGTACTAACTATTATTCATATGGAATCTTTGGCGCTCATTTTACAAAAGAAAATGATGTAAGCGGTATACGTTTTACTCTCTGGGCTCCACATGCAGCAGCAGTAAGCGTTGTGGGAGATTTTAATAACTGGGATAGTACCGCAAATCCTATGAAAAAAATAAATGACGGTGAAATATGGGTTGCATTTATTCCCCATTTGCAGGAAGGTGAACTATACAAATATGCCATTCTACCGCAAAACAGTAAAAATCTCATCTATAAAGCAGATCCCTATGCCTTTTATGCAGAAAAAAAGCCTAAGACGGCATCGCGTATTTACAATATGTCCAAATATATTTGGCATGATGAAGCATGGCAGAACTTAAAAAACAAAAGAGCTTCCTATGATTATCCCATGCTAATTTATGAAGTTCATTTAGGCTCATGGCGCCGCACCTTGTCAGGAGAATACCTCTCCTACCGCGATGCTGCAGATGTATTAATCAGCTATGTAAAAAAAATGCATTATACCCATATTGAATTTCTCCCATTATATGAACATCCGTTTGATGGTTCATGGGGCTATCAGGCTACTGGTTACTATGCGGCAACCAGCCGCTATGGTACCCCTGACGATTTTCGTTATCTAATAGATACAGCCCACCAAAATAATATTGGTATCATCATGGATTGGGCTCCTGGACATTACTGCAATGATGCTCACGGATTGCGTCGTTTCGATGGTCAGACTCTATACGAGTCGGATAACGAAAAACGTCGTGAAAACAAGCAGTGGGGTACCACCAACTTCGATTACGGACGTACAGAGGTACACAGCTTTTTAATATCAAATGCTATTTTTTGGCTGAATGAATATCATATAGACGGCTTGCGTATTGATGCCGTTGCCAACATGCTGTACCTTGACTATGAACGGCAAGACGGCGATTGGGAACCAAATAAATATGGTGATAATGGCAACTTAGAAGCTATGGATTTTATAAAAAAGCTCAATCAGGCTGTTTTTAAATACTATCCTCATGCATTGATGATAGCAGAGGAATCCACGTCCTGGCCCTTGATCAGCAAACCTGTTTATATGGGAGGCATGGGTTTTAATTACAAATGGAATATGGGCTGGATGAATGATATGCTTAGATATATTAGTCTTGATCCTATTTATCGAAAATGGAATCATGATAAAATAACATTTTCATTAATGTATGCTTTCTCCGAAAACTTTGTACTCCCATTATCACATGATGAAGTAGTACACGGAAAATGTTCTCTCATAGAAAAAATGCCAGGAGATTATTGGCAAAAATTTGCTGGTCTGCGTCTATTCTTCGCTTATTGGATGGCACATCCAGGCAAAAAACTTCTATTTATGGGTGGCGAATTTGGGCAATTTATTGAATGGAAATATGATGACAGTCTTGACTGGCATCTTACAGAAAAATATCCAATGCACCATAAAATGCTTTATTATTCCCAATGTCTCAATGAATTTTATGTCAACTCACCAGCCTTATGGCAAGTAGATTTTGATTGGAACGGCTTCCTATGGCTTAGTTGTGATGACAACCAAAACAGTATTATTGCTTTTATGCGAAAAGCAACAGATACTGATGATTTCATTATAATTATCTGTAACTTCACTCCAGAAGTGCATTATGGTTACCGACTTGGTGTTCCCATCAAAGGAACTTACAAAGAAGTATTTAATAGTGATGCTACAAAATTTGGCGGCTCTGGCGTTGCTAATCCAGAAAGTATACAAACCACCTCACAACCTTGGAATAATCAACAGCAGTCATTACTATTGACAATTCCGCCATTAGCTGCCATTTATCTTCGTCTAGCTACTATAAAAACGCAATCTGCTGCCAGTAATATTACTACTTGTAAAAAACTGCATGGCAATAATAAAAGGAAAATAGCTAAGATAAAAAAACAGCTGGAAAAATATAGTAAAAATAAATAA
- the malQ gene encoding 4-alpha-glucanotransferase → MSDTDLLLHNSHNAYYRHPVGAAATDNTVYLGIDININTPIETISLRLWQENNGEKIFILSPAEENKNHYFVNIKTPHKGCLLWYYFIIKTKEKILFYGNNPEHLGGKGRIYEHVPPSFQITVYRFDAVTPTWFKHSIMYQIFPDRFYRKGNTIIAKKNAVYHADWHDQPCYYKDVDTKEIISYDFFGGNIAGIMEKLSYLKELGISVIYLNPVFESASNHHYDTGNYHKIDPILGTNEDFTALCAKAKQMGIHIIIDGVFSHTGSDSIYFNRYNNYNSIGAFQSTHSPYYDWYTFRNYPYEYDSWWGFDTLPNVNETTDSYMNFIITSENSVLKHWMNSGISGWRLDVIDELPQRFARKFYSTLKELDDNAIMIGEVWEDASNKVSYGVPREYLCGYEMDSAMNYPLRKIIIDFLLGYVPGEKTIEKLSSQKENYPLENYYAMMNLVSSHDVERIITKLGEASFYDGMPAIVQSRYQLDHMHYQLGAARSKLAALWLLTFPGVPSIYYGDEIGMQGFRDPYNRAPYDWDTPDLDLKNWFMKLTKLRNENIALRTGEILFLYASNSVIAYARCIRQGKDVFGQSADNDAYIIIINQSSTDAAALEINLHGLFYEQLEYPWQEKSPVYLENNVLKITVNSLSAVILHQVKKSHNYEPSCGILMHPTSLYSPYGIGDLGNTSFHFIDWLEKAGQHYWQILPLNPVGIENSPYQSSSVFAGNYLLISPDELVADDLLSANDIPSQDNFIRNDFAAIGRQKEALLFKAFNNFSPNEEYKKFCNGQKYWLNDYALFCVLKKNHNGTSWITWPDNIKHYPKDTLQTIANEFSQQINFVKFVQYIFFKQWSNLKLYAHSKNIKIIGDLPIFPSHDSVDVWAHQNLFNLNDDGSPRTIAGVPPDYFSSNGQLWGNPHYLWDKMAAENYHWWIERFRTLHEIVDVIRLDHFRGFAAYWAVDGTASTARIGKWLPGPGIQFFQAIEKQLGKIPIIAEDLGIITPAVEKLKTACGFPGMKVLQFELYPSEYKNIGFVCSPNNIIYTGTHDNNTTIGWIKNELSAETKAILAEHLKVAVTPEKICTALIEYAYASNARIAMIPIQDVFKLDSSARMNTPGTVGSNWLWQMGKNALTGETANFLFNLASKYKR, encoded by the coding sequence TTGTCTGATACGGATTTATTACTGCATAACTCACATAATGCTTATTATCGCCATCCCGTAGGAGCTGCTGCAACAGACAACACTGTATATTTAGGAATAGATATAAATATAAACACACCTATAGAAACCATTTCTTTACGCTTGTGGCAGGAAAACAACGGAGAAAAAATTTTTATTCTTTCCCCTGCAGAAGAAAACAAAAATCATTATTTTGTAAATATTAAAACGCCTCATAAAGGCTGCCTATTATGGTACTACTTCATCATAAAAACAAAAGAAAAAATTTTATTTTATGGTAATAATCCTGAGCATCTTGGCGGTAAAGGACGTATTTATGAGCATGTACCGCCCTCTTTTCAAATCACGGTTTACCGCTTTGATGCTGTCACTCCTACATGGTTTAAACATTCTATAATGTATCAAATATTTCCTGATCGCTTTTATCGAAAAGGAAATACAATCATTGCCAAAAAGAATGCCGTTTATCATGCTGATTGGCATGATCAGCCTTGTTATTATAAAGATGTTGACACCAAAGAAATCATTTCCTATGATTTTTTTGGTGGTAATATTGCAGGAATAATGGAAAAACTTTCTTACCTAAAAGAATTGGGTATTTCCGTTATTTATCTGAATCCGGTTTTCGAATCAGCCAGCAACCATCACTATGATACTGGCAATTACCATAAAATAGATCCTATTTTAGGCACTAACGAAGATTTTACTGCACTGTGTGCCAAAGCAAAACAAATGGGAATACACATAATCATTGATGGTGTATTTAGCCATACCGGCAGTGACAGTATTTACTTTAATCGCTATAATAATTACAACTCTATAGGCGCTTTTCAGTCAACACACTCTCCATATTACGACTGGTATACATTTCGCAATTATCCGTATGAGTACGACAGCTGGTGGGGCTTTGATACTCTACCTAATGTAAACGAAACTACAGATTCTTATATGAATTTCATCATAACTAGTGAAAATAGTGTTCTTAAGCACTGGATGAACAGTGGTATCAGCGGCTGGCGGCTTGATGTAATCGATGAACTGCCACAAAGATTCGCCCGCAAATTTTATAGCACCTTAAAAGAACTAGATGACAATGCCATAATGATCGGTGAAGTATGGGAAGATGCTTCTAATAAGGTAAGTTATGGCGTTCCCCGTGAATATCTATGCGGTTATGAAATGGATTCTGCAATGAATTATCCCTTGCGCAAAATAATAATTGATTTTCTACTAGGATATGTACCTGGAGAAAAAACAATAGAAAAACTTTCCAGTCAAAAAGAAAATTATCCGTTGGAAAATTATTATGCTATGATGAACTTAGTAAGCAGCCATGACGTAGAACGTATTATCACCAAACTAGGTGAAGCTTCCTTTTATGATGGCATGCCCGCCATTGTCCAGTCTCGTTATCAACTTGACCATATGCACTACCAGCTTGGCGCTGCCAGAAGTAAACTTGCCGCATTATGGCTGCTTACCTTTCCCGGTGTCCCCTCTATCTATTATGGCGATGAAATAGGCATGCAGGGATTCCGTGATCCCTATAACCGAGCGCCTTATGACTGGGATACACCTGACCTCGATCTAAAAAACTGGTTTATGAAACTCACCAAACTAAGAAATGAAAACATTGCCCTGCGTACTGGTGAAATACTTTTTCTCTACGCTTCCAACTCAGTAATAGCTTATGCCCGCTGCATACGCCAGGGCAAAGATGTATTTGGTCAGTCGGCAGATAATGACGCCTATATAATAATAATAAACCAAAGCAGCACCGATGCTGCAGCACTTGAAATAAATCTGCATGGTTTATTTTATGAACAACTGGAATATCCTTGGCAAGAAAAATCCCCTGTTTATTTAGAAAATAATGTGTTAAAAATAACTGTCAACAGTTTATCCGCCGTTATTTTACACCAAGTCAAAAAAAGCCATAATTATGAGCCATCCTGCGGCATACTCATGCACCCCACTTCCTTGTATTCACCTTATGGAATAGGAGATTTAGGAAATACTTCCTTTCATTTTATTGATTGGCTGGAAAAAGCCGGCCAGCATTATTGGCAGATACTCCCGCTTAATCCTGTAGGCATAGAAAACTCTCCTTACCAATCCTCATCAGTTTTTGCTGGTAACTATCTTCTTATATCCCCCGATGAACTGGTAGCTGATGATTTGTTATCAGCAAATGACATACCATCACAAGATAATTTTATAAGGAATGACTTTGCCGCTATAGGACGGCAGAAGGAAGCATTGCTGTTTAAAGCTTTTAATAATTTTTCTCCTAATGAAGAATATAAAAAGTTTTGTAATGGGCAAAAATATTGGCTGAATGACTATGCTTTATTTTGTGTATTGAAAAAAAATCACAATGGTACATCATGGATAACTTGGCCCGATAACATAAAACATTATCCCAAAGATACCTTGCAGACAATTGCAAATGAATTCAGCCAGCAAATAAACTTTGTTAAATTTGTTCAATATATATTTTTTAAACAATGGTCTAACTTAAAACTGTACGCCCATAGCAAAAATATTAAAATAATTGGCGATCTGCCCATTTTCCCTTCACATGACAGTGTTGATGTATGGGCTCATCAAAATTTATTCAACTTAAATGATGATGGCTCTCCCAGAACCATTGCCGGTGTCCCGCCTGATTATTTCAGCAGTAATGGACAGTTATGGGGTAATCCCCACTATTTATGGGATAAAATGGCCGCAGAAAACTATCACTGGTGGATCGAGAGATTCCGTACTCTGCATGAGATTGTTGACGTTATACGCCTCGATCATTTTCGTGGTTTTGCTGCTTACTGGGCTGTAGATGGAACAGCCTCGACGGCCCGTATCGGAAAATGGCTGCCCGGTCCCGGTATACAATTTTTCCAGGCAATAGAAAAACAATTAGGGAAGATTCCTATAATAGCGGAAGATCTAGGAATTATAACACCCGCTGTAGAAAAACTAAAAACAGCCTGTGGCTTTCCTGGTATGAAAGTATTGCAATTTGAACTTTATCCCAGTGAATATAAAAATATAGGTTTTGTCTGTTCCCCCAATAATATTATCTACACAGGCACCCATGACAACAATACTACTATCGGCTGGATAAAGAATGAGCTTTCTGCTGAAACCAAAGCCATTCTGGCAGAGCATTTAAAAGTTGCTGTTACTCCAGAAAAAATCTGTACAGCTCTTATTGAATACGCTTATGCCAGTAATGCCCGTATAGCAATGATTCCTATCCAGGATGTGTTTAAACTCGATTCATCGGCGAGAATGAATACTCCAGGAACTGTTGGCAGTAATTGGCTATGGCAGATGGGAAAAAATGCCCTTACTGGAGAAACGGCAAATTTTTTATTTAATTTAGCCAGTAAATATAAAAGATAA
- the glgA gene encoding glycogen synthase GlgA, translating into MLKLLYVASEASPFVKTGGLGDVAGSLPKELKKQNIDVRVVIPKYSTIAEQYRSNMKNIYSGSLKIAWREKYFGIETLKHNNVTFYFIDNEDYFKRDGYYGYDDDDERFTFFCRAVLSMLPIIDFWPDIINLNDWQTGLVSVFLKLNYMHKEKYQNIKTVYTIHNLKYQGIFPKRILTDVLGLDNKYFDNGDLEFYNNINFMKGGIIYSDALTTVSHSYASEIQNPYFGEQLDGILKMRSKDLTGILNGIDYTEYNPETDPHIFFQYTIANAIEKKIENKVALQQKLGLPINRKIPVIAFISRLVEAKGIDLLIRILDELLQYEDIQFVLLGTGDYKYEEWFRSLQWRFPKKVSVNTSFDENLAHQIYAASSLFIMPSRYEPCGIGQMIALRYGSVPIVHAVGGLRDTVFPYDSYTNSGNGFVFNNYNAHELLFSIKRALEKSNDIILRRRIIENAMSSDYSWTGSAKQYKMIYEDLAKKYLD; encoded by the coding sequence ATGTTAAAACTTCTTTATGTGGCATCGGAAGCATCACCATTTGTAAAAACCGGTGGACTTGGTGATGTAGCTGGTTCACTTCCCAAAGAATTAAAAAAACAAAATATTGATGTGCGTGTTGTCATACCCAAATACAGTACCATAGCAGAGCAATATCGCAGTAATATGAAGAATATTTATTCTGGAAGCCTAAAAATAGCTTGGCGGGAAAAATATTTTGGCATTGAAACGCTAAAACATAATAATGTTACCTTTTATTTTATAGATAACGAAGATTATTTTAAACGTGATGGCTATTATGGCTATGATGATGATGATGAACGCTTTACATTCTTCTGTCGTGCCGTATTAAGTATGCTGCCAATTATAGATTTCTGGCCAGACATAATAAACTTAAATGACTGGCAGACAGGTCTTGTAAGTGTATTTTTAAAATTGAATTATATGCATAAAGAAAAATACCAAAATATCAAAACAGTTTATACTATCCACAACTTAAAATATCAGGGAATATTCCCTAAACGAATTTTAACAGATGTTTTAGGATTGGATAATAAATACTTTGATAACGGTGACTTAGAATTTTACAATAATATCAACTTTATGAAGGGCGGTATTATCTATTCAGATGCCCTCACTACTGTAAGTCATTCCTATGCCAGTGAAATACAAAACCCTTATTTTGGTGAACAACTGGATGGTATTCTAAAAATGCGCAGCAAAGATCTTACTGGTATTTTAAACGGCATTGACTATACTGAATACAATCCAGAAACAGATCCCCATATATTTTTTCAATATACAATAGCTAATGCCATAGAAAAAAAGATAGAAAATAAAGTAGCCTTACAACAGAAGCTGGGATTACCCATTAACAGAAAAATACCTGTCATAGCTTTTATCTCCAGATTAGTCGAAGCCAAGGGTATTGACCTTCTTATAAGAATTCTTGATGAACTTTTGCAATATGAAGATATTCAATTTGTATTACTTGGGACTGGTGACTATAAATACGAAGAATGGTTTCGCTCTTTGCAATGGCGTTTTCCTAAAAAAGTCTCTGTTAATACTTCATTCGATGAAAACTTGGCCCATCAAATTTATGCTGCTTCATCCTTATTCATAATGCCTTCAAGATATGAACCATGCGGCATAGGCCAAATGATTGCCCTGCGGTACGGAAGTGTTCCCATAGTTCATGCTGTTGGCGGCTTACGTGATACTGTATTTCCTTACGACAGCTATACAAACAGCGGTAATGGCTTCGTATTCAACAATTATAATGCCCATGAACTTTTATTTTCTATTAAAAGGGCTTTAGAAAAATCCAATGATATTATTCTTCGCCGACGCATAATCGAAAACGCTATGTCTTCTGACTACAGCTGGACCGGTTCAGCAAAGCAATATAAAATGATTTATGAGGATCTTGCTAAAAAGTACCTTGACTAA